In Juglans microcarpa x Juglans regia isolate MS1-56 chromosome 8D, Jm3101_v1.0, whole genome shotgun sequence, the following are encoded in one genomic region:
- the LOC121242807 gene encoding F-box protein GID2-like: protein MKRALAACEAMESAVEDKKMKKIRVEEEEEEEEREIGSGFVNLDENLLYEVFKHVDARTLGAASCVSKLWHRTAQDERLWELICTRHWANIGCANQQLRSVVLALGGFRRLHSLYIWPLSKPQSSAGSSSSSSSASPSSWASFPSMIGSKPPTRWGKDEVHLSLSLLSIRYYEKMNFKNGGR, encoded by the coding sequence ATGAAGCGTGCACTCGCCGCTTGTGAAGCTATGGAGAGTGCTGTGGAAgacaagaagatgaagaagattagagttgaggaagaagaagaagaagaagaaagggaaattgGAAGTGGGTTTGTGAATCTGGATGAAAATCTGCTGTACGAGGTGTTTAAACACGTTGACGCGAGGACGCTGGGGGCGGCGTCGTGTGTGAGCAAGCTTTGGCACCGGACGGCGCAGGACGAGCGTCTCTGGGAACTCATCTGCACCAGGCACTGGGCTAACATCGGCTGCGCCAATCAGCAGCTCCGATCCGTGGTCCTCGCTCTCGGGGGATTCCGTCGCCTCCACTCCCTTTACATCTGGCCTCTCTCCAAGCCCCAGTCGTCAGCCGGCTCGTCGTCTTCCTCTTCATCGGCTTCACCGTCGTCTTGGGCTTCTTTCCCGTCGATGATCGGATCGAAGCCGCCGACTCGTTGGGGAAAAGATGAGGTCCATCTCTCGCTGTCACTCCTCTCCATTCGCTACTACGAGAAGATGAATTTCAAGAATGGAGGCAGATGA